The Candidatus Obscuribacterales bacterium region GACTACCCCAATGACCTCATCGAGCAAGAACAACGCTTGAAGCAGCAGAAGCAGCAGTTTCAACAAACCCACGAGCCAGTGGCAGGACGTGAGGTGATTTGGTCCATTAAATTGGCTCCTTAGCTTCAAGTTGTTTCGACAGCAGCCTGGTAAAACCGCATTTGTGCAAAGGGGAGCTGGCAGCGATCGCACTGGCCTGTTGCCCAATAACTAGGCAGTTGAAAGGCATGGTGACAGCAAGGACACTGCGACACCAGAGATCGCTGGTGGACTGCACAATGAGGTTGGTCAGCCAGTTGCCAGGTGAGTTGATGCCAGGGTGCTTCCGCGTAGCAGTCAGGACACAACCGCGTCGGCCAATGGAGCCCTGTTACTGACGGTAGCCACATCGCTTGCAAGCGATTCACGCTAACGCCTGTGAGCTGAGCCAGTTGCGGAAGGAGCGATGGGCTGGGTCTTCGTTGGCGAGAGGGGCTTTCCCAATAAGCGACGACATGCGATCGCACCCCCAGCATCGCAGCCAGATGAGCACTACTGAGGCAATTGGCGCGGCGAAAACGGCCCAGGAAGTGGCCAAAGCTCTCGTTGGGGTAGGGCTCGACCTGAAACAGCCACGGCTCGACTGAGGGCTGTAAGAAGTTCACTAGCGGCATCAGTCCTCTGTCCTTACTTAACCGCCAGTGAGCATTCTTTCACCACCTGTCTCAGTAAGGGCAACTCAATGCGTTTTTGGCCCCGTTGTAAGGTCCGAATCGCCGCTTCACAGAGGATTTGATTCAGGACACCGATATAGCCACGTGTAGCCTGGAGCAGCAGGCTCTGGGCTTTCGGGTTGGCCAGGTTCGAGGGTTCCGGTAATTGCAACACATGCTCTTCCCAGAGGGCCGTCATTTCCTGCAATTCTTCACTACCGAGGCGAGCAAAGCGATAGGCCGACAGAAATCGATAGAGCACTTGTTCATCTCGATTGATGACCGCATTGAGGCGATCCGTGCCTACCAGCACCACCGCAATTTCTAAGAGGTCTGAGATGTCT contains the following coding sequences:
- a CDS encoding TniQ family protein — protein: MPLVNFLQPSVEPWLFQVEPYPNESFGHFLGRFRRANCLSSAHLAAMLGVRSHVVAYWESPSRQRRPSPSLLPQLAQLTGVSVNRLQAMWLPSVTGLHWPTRLCPDCYAEAPWHQLTWQLADQPHCAVHQRSLVSQCPCCHHAFQLPSYWATGQCDRCQLPFAQMRFYQAAVETT